TGCATCTTTACCTGCTAAATCTACTAGTGATTTTGAAAGTAATGGAGTAGGGCCTGCTACTTTAGGATTGTATCCTACATTATGAGCTTGCTTAAGAAAGGCACCTGCATCACCATAAAAAGATCCCATTATAACTATGTCCGGATTTTTGCTTTTTACTTTTGTTATTATACTTCCAAAGTCTTGAGTTTTAGGCATGTAACTTTCTTTAGCTACAACTTGCCCTCCGTTTTCTTTATAAAAATTGTCTACACTTTCAGCAACACCTTTACCATAATCATTATTTACATATACAATAGCAACTTTTTTATAATTCAAATCCTTTAACATCCATTTTGACAATTCTGTTCCTGTAGTTAAATCTGATGGAGTTACTTTTCTATAATATTCACTGCTACCACTTAAAGCTGGTGCTGAACCACAAGGTCCCATCATTGGAATTTTAGCTTTAGTATAAATAGGTATTCCTGCTAAAGTACATGGAGCAGAAAAACTACCTATAACTGCCATAATATCTTTATCTGATGAATATTTATTGGCAATAGAAGCTGCCTCCTTTGGTTCTCCTTTATCATCTTCATAAACTAATTCTATTTTTTTCTTATTAATTCCGCCTTCTTTATTAACTTCATCAATTGCTAATTGAGCTGCATTTAGTATGCTTTTTCCATCTTGTGCAGTAGCTCCAGATAATGGTGCAACTAACCCAACTTTTATAGTTCCTTCTTTTTCACTTGAATTTGCTTGACAACCAACTAAACTACTCAATACTAATAAACTAGATAATGCAACTAAAGATTTCTTCTTAAACTTAGCAAAATTCACCATATTTCTTTCCCCTTTTTAATAAATTTTAAATTTTTTTAAATTTTTTATTATTCCATAACAGAATAGCATGTAGAAAAATTTCATTCAAATAAAAAATACTTATAGATTAATTAAAATCTATAAGTATTTTTTATTTAAATTTATTTTATTATCTTTTTACTTCTAATGAATGTTTAACTATTAAATCTAATAACTCTGCAAAAGATATTCCTACTGCATTTGCACTTTTAGGGAATAAACTGTTTTTTGTCATACCTGGTAATGTGTTTAATTCTAATACATAAGGAACTCCATCTTTAACTATCATATCTACCCTTACATATACTTCACATTTTAATTCCTTCCAACAAGCTAATGCCATTTCTTCTACTTTTTTATGAAGATTTTCTTCTAACTCTACAACAACCTCATCAGATCCACCATCTGCATATTTTGCTGTATAATCAAAGAATTCTGCATGTGGTCTTATAGCTAACACTGGTAACATTTTCCCATTTAATATACAACAAGTTATTTCTTCACCCTTTGTATAATTCTCTATCATAACTTCTTTATCATATTCTAATGCAAGTTCAATAGCTTCCTTTATACCCTCTTTATTTTTTACTAAGTTAGTAGCTACACTAGAACCACCACTATTAGGTTTTACAAACACTGGATAACCTATCTTTTCTATAGCTTCGTAGTCTATGTCTTCTGAACTTGTTACATTTACCCAATCTGCTGTATTTATATTAGCATATTTTAAAACTTTCTTAGTCATATCTTTATCCATACATATTGCACTTGTTAAAGGTCCACATCCTGAATATGGTATATCTAAAGTTTGAAGTACTGATTGAACTGTTCCATCTTCTCCAAATTTACCATGCAATGCTAGAAAAGCAAAATCTATACCTTTAACCTTTTCCATAACATCTTCTTTTTTATCTACAATAATAGGAATAATCTCATGTTCTAAAAGCTCTAAATATTTTATAACTTCTCTACCAGAATTTAAAGAAACTTCTCTTTCTGTAGATATCCCACCCATTATAACTCCAATTTTCATTATTTATTCCTCCAATACCTATTTATTAATGTTACTAAAATTAACTTCGAAGTAACTATTATTTATATTCATTATCTTTTATTTGTAATAAAATCCGATATTCTATATCATTAATTATTTTTTATATCATATATAATAATATTTTTCTATAATATTGTCACTATCTTTATTCATCCTCTTACTATATTTTATACATTTTTTAAATATAATAAAGTACCACATAACTTGTTTTTTACTTTATAGGTGGTATACAAATAAAACATTGAAAATTAAATCTATTAAGTATAAAATGAAACTATAAAATAAAATATATTTATGTTCTAGGGGTGCCCCATTGGGCTGAGAAGATAAAAATATCTAACTCTAATAACCTGATCCAGATAATACTGGCGTAGGAAAGCAACATATGAAATGATAGATTTTTATAAAATTTATTAAAAAGATGTATTGCTTTTCAATACATCTTTTTTTATTTTATTATTTTTATATTTTGATTTAATTATTTAATTCAACTTTTTAGATTAATGTATGCGTTTTAAATTACTTTAATCTAAAAACTGATTAACTTTTATTTAATCCTATAAAAACATTTTACATCTTAAAATTATTTTATATAAATCTATTGTTTTAAAACTTTAATTTTAACATTAAAAAATTTATCACTTAGGAGGTTCTTATTATGAAAAAAGTTTTAACTATAGCTGGTTCCGATAGTTGTGGAGGAGCTGGTATTCAAGCAGATATAAAAACTATGAGTTCTTTAGGGGTATATGCTATGAGCATAATAACTGCTGTAACAGCTCAAAACTCTGTAGGAGTACAAGATGTTCATGAAATTCCAAAGGATATGGTTGAAGCTCAAATCAAGTCTATATTTGATGATATAAATGTAGACGCTGTAAAAATAGGTATGCTTTCTAATTCTGAAACTATAAAATCTATAAAAATGTATTTAGAGAAATATAAAGCTAAAAACATAGTTTTAGACCCTGTTATGGTATCTAAAAGTGGTTATTTTCTTCTCAAACCAGAGGCTGTAGATGAGCTTAAAAATTTAATTTCTATATCTTATATTGTAACTCCTAATATACCAGAAGCTGAAGTTTTAAGCGGCGTAAAAATTAATTCAGAAGATGATATGAAAAAAGCTGCTACTATAATTCAATCTCTGGGAGCTAACAACGTTTTAATTAAAGGTGGTCATAGATGTAATGATGCAAATGATATACTTCTTTTTAAAGATAAATTCATAACAATACCTGGTAATAGAATAGAAACTAAAAATACTCATGGTACTGGTTGTACACTTTCCTCTGCTATAGCTTCTTATTTAGCTAAAGGATTTAGTATAGAAGATTCAGTATCCCTATCTAAAAAATACATTACAAAATCAATAGAAAATTCCTTTTCTATTGGTAAAGGGGTTGGTCCTGTTGGCCATTTTATAGATCTATATAAAAAAGCCCATTTAGATTTTTAAGAAATTTTATTTAATAAAAAGGTTAGTAAATGAAATGTCTAAATGTGGACAATCTTAGTTATACCAGAATATGTCTAACAAGAAATTAAAATTAACTTTGTTTTAAATCAATATTTTATAAAAATATTATCAGTAAAACATAACTAAACTTTTTACTTATACTCCATATAATTTAAATACAAGGAGAGATTTATATGATAAATAAAAATGTTATACAAAAAATAAGAGAAAAAACTCCACTTATTCACTGCATAACCAATTATGTTACTATAAATGATTGTGCTAATATACTTCTTTCTTTCGGTGCTTCCCCTGCCATGTGTGAAGCCTATGATGAAGTTTATGACTTTACTTCCCTATCCTCAGCTTTATATATAAATTTAGGAACACTAACTAAGGAACAAGAAACAGCAGCAATCCTTGCTTCTACCTCTGCCAAAAATCATAATGTACCTGTAGTTATGGACCCTGTAGGATGTCCTGCTATGAAAAGAAAATTTGAGGTTATAAACAGAATAGCTGAAGTTGGCAGAATAGATATAATTAAAGGAAATATAGGTGAAATTAAATTTTTAGCAGGTATGAACTCTGAAACTAGAGGTGTAGATTCCTTAGATGATGGTAAGGATGCTTTAGAAGCTTGTATAAAATTAGCTCAAAAATATAATTGCATTGTGGCTGCTACGGGTGAAGTAGATTTTGTATCTGATGGGAAAAGAGGTTCTATAATAAAAAATGGCACAAAAATGTTAACTAAAGTAACTGGAGCTGGTTGTATGCTAGGTGCTCTATGTGCAGCTACCTGTGCAAACTTTGAAGATAAATTAATATCCACTACATCTGCTATATTAGCTATGAATATTGCTGGAGAAAAAGCTTATGAAAAGGCTCAACTACCAGGCAGCTTTAGAATTGCTTTAATAGATAGCATATACACCTTATCTGATGAAGAAATATGGAAAAGAGGTAATGTTGAATGGAAATAAATTATGAACTTTATTTAATTACAGATAGAAGATTTTTAAAAGGACGTGAATTAAAGAAGGTTATAGAAGATGCTATTTTAGGTGGTGTAACTATAGTACAAGTTAGGGAAAAGGATATATCCACTAGAGAATTTTTTAAAGTAGCAAAAGAAGTAAAAGAAGTAACTGATTATTATAAAGTTCCTATAATTATAAATGATAGATTGGATATTGCTCAAGCTATAGATGCTGATGGTGTTCATTTAGGTCAAAAGGATATGCCCCTTAATATAGCTAGAAAAATTTTAGGTAAAGATAAATTAATAGGCATATCTGTAGGAAATGTTAAAGAAGCCTTAGAAGCTGAAAATAATGGTGCCGATTATTTAGGAATAGGAACTATATTCCCTACAGGTAGTAAGAAAGATGTAGATGCAATTATTGGTATTGATGGACTATCACAAGTAAAAAATAGTATATCTATCCCTTCTGTAGCTATAGGTGGCATAAATAAAACTAACTTTAAAGATGTTTTAAAAACTGGTATAGAAGGAATTTCTGTAATTTCAGCTATATTGGATGAAGATAATGTAAAACTTGCTGCTAATAACCTTTTAATAAATAAATAAAATTTTTCATTATATAATAAATATACTAAACTTATCATCTTTTTTTGGTAAGCTAAAGATTCTAGTTAAAATAATATTATTCATTGTTATATTCAAAAATAGTTTAAAAATATAGGTAGGTTTAATTTTAATGTGGCAAAGATAAAAAATCAGTACACTTTTATCTTAGTAATATTAAAATTAAATCTATTATTTTTTACGTAACTAATTTCTCCTTTAATATAGAAATTTAATTTTATATATCAAATTTAAAATTCCCATCTAGTATTTATTTAATTTAGTGGACTTATGTTTGTTATATATATTAGAATATACTTAAAATAAACTTTTATTGGGGGAATTTTTTTTGGATACATTTGTTGCTAGGCAGCCTATTTTTGACATAAATGAAAATGTGGTAGCTTATGAATT
Above is a window of Clostridium sporogenes DNA encoding:
- a CDS encoding ABC transporter substrate-binding protein yields the protein MNFAKFKKKSLVALSSLLVLSSLVGCQANSSEKEGTIKVGLVAPLSGATAQDGKSILNAAQLAIDEVNKEGGINKKKIELVYEDDKGEPKEAASIANKYSSDKDIMAVIGSFSAPCTLAGIPIYTKAKIPMMGPCGSAPALSGSSEYYRKVTPSDLTTGTELSKWMLKDLNYKKVAIVYVNNDYGKGVAESVDNFYKENGGQVVAKESYMPKTQDFGSIITKVKSKNPDIVIMGSFYGDAGAFLKQAHNVGYNPKVAGPTPLLSKSLVDLAGKDAEGIFTIGSFSTNLENEKVKEFTEKYKKKYNQAPSSFAAYSYDATKILIEGIKKGGNDREKINEALKNMGTYTGVTGNTKFEKSGDAEKNLIRFIVKDGKFVEWKK
- a CDS encoding D-alanine--D-alanine ligase: MKIGVIMGGISTEREVSLNSGREVIKYLELLEHEIIPIIVDKKEDVMEKVKGIDFAFLALHGKFGEDGTVQSVLQTLDIPYSGCGPLTSAICMDKDMTKKVLKYANINTADWVNVTSSEDIDYEAIEKIGYPVFVKPNSGGSSVATNLVKNKEGIKEAIELALEYDKEVMIENYTKGEEITCCILNGKMLPVLAIRPHAEFFDYTAKYADGGSDEVVVELEENLHKKVEEMALACWKELKCEVYVRVDMIVKDGVPYVLELNTLPGMTKNSLFPKSANAVGISFAELLDLIVKHSLEVKR
- the thiD gene encoding bifunctional hydroxymethylpyrimidine kinase/phosphomethylpyrimidine kinase, whose product is MKKVLTIAGSDSCGGAGIQADIKTMSSLGVYAMSIITAVTAQNSVGVQDVHEIPKDMVEAQIKSIFDDINVDAVKIGMLSNSETIKSIKMYLEKYKAKNIVLDPVMVSKSGYFLLKPEAVDELKNLISISYIVTPNIPEAEVLSGVKINSEDDMKKAATIIQSLGANNVLIKGGHRCNDANDILLFKDKFITIPGNRIETKNTHGTGCTLSSAIASYLAKGFSIEDSVSLSKKYITKSIENSFSIGKGVGPVGHFIDLYKKAHLDF
- the thiM gene encoding hydroxyethylthiazole kinase, with amino-acid sequence MINKNVIQKIREKTPLIHCITNYVTINDCANILLSFGASPAMCEAYDEVYDFTSLSSALYINLGTLTKEQETAAILASTSAKNHNVPVVMDPVGCPAMKRKFEVINRIAEVGRIDIIKGNIGEIKFLAGMNSETRGVDSLDDGKDALEACIKLAQKYNCIVAATGEVDFVSDGKRGSIIKNGTKMLTKVTGAGCMLGALCAATCANFEDKLISTTSAILAMNIAGEKAYEKAQLPGSFRIALIDSIYTLSDEEIWKRGNVEWK
- the thiE gene encoding thiamine phosphate synthase; translation: MEINYELYLITDRRFLKGRELKKVIEDAILGGVTIVQVREKDISTREFFKVAKEVKEVTDYYKVPIIINDRLDIAQAIDADGVHLGQKDMPLNIARKILGKDKLIGISVGNVKEALEAENNGADYLGIGTIFPTGSKKDVDAIIGIDGLSQVKNSISIPSVAIGGINKTNFKDVLKTGIEGISVISAILDEDNVKLAANNLLINK